From Cucumis melo cultivar AY chromosome 1, USDA_Cmelo_AY_1.0, whole genome shotgun sequence, a single genomic window includes:
- the LOC107991821 gene encoding secreted RxLR effector protein 161-like, translated as MIITGNDPQAISDLQHYLGQHFEMKDLGSLNYFLGLEFSRRSDGYLLSQAKYASDLLARSGITDSNTASTPLDPNVHLTPYDGFPLEDVSLYGQLVGSLIYLTVTRPDIAYAVHIVSQFMAAPRTIHFTAVLRILRYVKGTLGHGLQFSSQSSLVLSGYFDADWAGDPTDRRSTTGYCFYLGDFLISWCSKKQSVVSRSSTESEYRALAHATAELIWLHWLLVDMGVP; from the coding sequence atgattATCACTGGTAATGATCCACAGGCCATATCCGATCTCCAACACTACCttggtcaacattttgaaatgaaagaccttgGGTCTCTCAACTACTTTCTTGGTCTTGAATTCTCTCGGCGCTCGGACGGGTATCTATTGTCCCAAGCTAAATATGCCTCTGATCTTTTAGCCCGCTCAGGAATTACTGACTCTAACACAGCTTCAACGCCGTTAGATCCCAATGTTCATTTAACCCCTTATGATGGTTTTCCTCTTGAAGATGTCAGTCTGTACGGGCAACTCGTTGGCAGTCTCATCTATCTAACAGTGACTCGCCCAGACATTGCATATGCTGTTCACATTGTTAGCCAATTTATGGCTGCTCCTCGAACCATCCACTTTACTGCCGTACTTCGTATCCTTCGCTATGTCAAGGGAACCTTGGGACATGGACTTCAGTTTTCTTCTCAATCCTCTCTTGTATTATCTGGCTATTTCGATGCAGATTGGGCTGGGGATCCCACTGATCGGCGTTCTACAACCGGTTACTGCTTCTACTTAGGCGATTTTCTCATTTCTTGGTGTAGTAAGAAACAAAGTGTTGTCTCTCGTTCTAGTACTGAATCAGAATATCGTGCTCTTGCTCATGCTACCGCCGAACTTATATGGCTTCATTGGCTTCTTGTTGATATGGGTGTTCCCTAG